The following proteins are encoded in a genomic region of Gimesia sp.:
- the mntR gene encoding manganese-binding transcriptional regulator MntR translates to MAAKKKPKNQHERTRVDHATEKAEDYVEAIAEVIEEQGVCRVKDLAEHFAVSHVTVNRTVSRLQRDGYVTTEPYSPVELTSKGTKLAKDSRHRHEIVFSFLVALGVSEETAATDTEGIEHHVSPETLALMEKYIARTQD, encoded by the coding sequence ATGGCCGCAAAAAAGAAACCGAAGAATCAACACGAGCGCACCCGTGTGGATCATGCCACGGAAAAAGCAGAAGACTATGTGGAGGCCATCGCAGAAGTCATTGAAGAGCAGGGAGTCTGCCGGGTCAAAGATCTGGCGGAACACTTTGCCGTCAGTCACGTCACTGTGAACCGTACCGTGAGCCGCCTGCAGCGGGATGGCTACGTCACGACGGAACCTTACAGCCCCGTCGAACTGACAAGTAAGGGGACGAAGCTCGCGAAAGACTCCCGACATCGCCACGAAATCGTCTTCAGCTTCCTGGTCGCACTCGGCGTCAGTGAAGAGACAGCAGCCACCGACACCGAAGGGATCGAGCACCATGTCAGCCCTGAGACCCTGGCACTGATGGAAAAATATATCGCCCGTACTCAGGATTGA
- a CDS encoding sulfatase, translating to MIHSLGRSLLFALACGALFFNSLSAVSAEESRPNVLFLICDDLNCDLGCYGHPQVQSPNIDQLAKRGVRFQNAYCQFPLCGPSRASFMTGMYPDQTLVHRNAIYIREHVPNVKTIPQMFRDNGYFATRVGKIYHYNVPKHIGTGGHDDPYSWNQTFNPRGRDVDDEDLIFTLTPGSFGGTLSWLAAEGTDAEQTDGIAADIAIEQLQKFAKSKQPFFMAVGLYRPHTPYVAPKDYFEKYPTKQIKVPQVPEGYLDTIPKPARQSVRRKKVQIDLADDLARQAIQAYYASITFADAQLGKILEALKASGLEENTIVVFTSDHGYHMGEHGHWQKTTLYENATHVPLIIAGPGVLAQGQTAEAPAEMVDFYPTLAELTGLKAPASAAGVSQVPTLKDASVASRDSAFTQYANGYSLRTPRYRYTEWGDNGKQGVELYDHKSDAAEMKNLASDPATAEVRAKLAIQLHARIEQANVHPQGVTQIKFQNRRRVPK from the coding sequence ATGATCCACAGCCTCGGTCGATCTCTGCTGTTTGCCCTCGCTTGCGGCGCGCTGTTTTTCAATTCTCTATCAGCCGTCTCAGCTGAAGAGAGCAGACCCAACGTTCTGTTCCTGATCTGCGACGACCTCAACTGCGACCTGGGCTGCTACGGTCATCCGCAGGTCCAGTCCCCGAATATCGATCAGCTGGCAAAACGGGGTGTGCGCTTTCAGAATGCCTACTGCCAGTTTCCGCTGTGTGGTCCCAGTCGGGCTTCCTTCATGACTGGCATGTATCCCGATCAGACGCTCGTCCATCGCAACGCGATCTACATCCGCGAACACGTTCCCAATGTGAAAACCATTCCGCAGATGTTTCGCGACAACGGTTACTTCGCTACCCGGGTGGGCAAGATCTATCACTACAACGTTCCCAAACATATCGGGACCGGCGGACACGACGACCCTTATTCCTGGAATCAGACCTTCAATCCCCGCGGACGCGATGTGGATGACGAGGATCTGATTTTCACTCTGACCCCCGGTAGTTTTGGAGGCACACTCAGCTGGCTCGCCGCGGAGGGAACTGACGCAGAACAGACAGACGGCATTGCCGCGGATATCGCCATCGAACAGCTGCAGAAGTTTGCCAAAAGCAAGCAGCCGTTCTTCATGGCGGTCGGCCTCTACCGTCCACACACACCGTACGTCGCTCCCAAGGACTACTTCGAAAAGTATCCCACTAAGCAGATCAAAGTCCCACAGGTTCCCGAAGGCTATCTCGACACGATTCCCAAGCCGGCCCGGCAGTCAGTGAGACGAAAGAAAGTTCAGATCGACCTGGCTGATGATCTGGCCCGCCAGGCAATCCAGGCCTATTACGCCTCCATCACCTTTGCTGACGCACAACTCGGCAAGATCCTGGAAGCACTGAAAGCGAGCGGGCTGGAAGAGAACACGATTGTCGTTTTCACTTCCGATCATGGTTATCACATGGGTGAGCACGGACACTGGCAGAAAACGACGCTGTACGAAAATGCGACGCATGTGCCGCTGATCATCGCCGGTCCGGGTGTACTTGCCCAGGGTCAGACAGCAGAAGCACCTGCAGAAATGGTCGACTTTTATCCCACACTGGCAGAACTGACGGGCCTGAAAGCCCCCGCCTCTGCAGCTGGAGTGAGTCAGGTTCCCACACTGAAAGACGCCTCCGTGGCATCGCGCGATTCGGCATTCACTCAATACGCCAACGGCTACAGCCTGCGGACTCCTCGTTATCGTTATACCGAATGGGGAGACAACGGAAAGCAGGGCGTCGAACTCTACGATCACAAGTCTGACGCTGCAGAAATGAAGAATCTGGCCAGCGATCCAGCGACGGCAGAAGTACGTGCGAAGCTGGCAATACAGCTGCACGCACGCATTGAACAAGCCAACGTGCATCCCCAAGGGGTCACACAGATCAAGTTCCAAAACCGACGTCGCGTCCCGAAATAA
- a CDS encoding PSD1 and planctomycete cytochrome C domain-containing protein, with protein MVVSRRTITGLLCNCLIVCLYFSSVIHAADPPAVQKSVVYEDTVLPIFQKHCVKCHSEKNRKAEFDLSSTAGLLKGGESGAGLVAGQPEESLLYDYLHEELMPPEGETPLSKAEIETVRLWISGGLKFKAAPQSVAESRISQHDVIPILYRRCVMCHGPEYQEGGLDLRTKAAMLTGGNAGPAVITGQPDESPLVKYIVEKSCPPKAEISRAGIEPMPAAELKTVKTWIAEGLHEDDNSEPFRLDQDPLVTPEDRQFWSFQPPQQVTPPAVKHQTLVKNPIDAFLLRKLEAADLSYAPEADKRTLIRRATYALTGLPPTQAEVQAFLADESPDAYEQLVDRLLASPRYGEKWGQFWLDLAGYADSEGKRSADLIRKYAYRYRDYVIQSFGEDKPYDVFLTEQLAGDELVDHQHASEVTPELIEKLVATGFLRMAPDGTSANPVNRVTDRLEVISDELDVLYRSVLGLTMNCARCHSHKYDPIPQRDYYRSMAIFKGAYDEYDWMTPQPFSNQWKRARSRLLTLVPKEEQAAIDQHNASIEAKIADVESKLKDKKLDKAEKKKLDKQLKDLKASLKTPEMIRALWDRGRPSPTYIYRRGDEMQPTRPVEPGPPSAIAEGISPYRIDPSLQTDEKTGRRLAFARWLTQPDHPLTSRVIVNRIWHKHFGTGLVKSIDNFGALGTPPSHPELLDWLAVEFVQQGWQFKKLHRLIMTSRAYRQSSTVTPELEKLDPENELLSRMPLRRLEAEELRDALIFTAGELDETKYGQPVAVEVRKDGLVTAKRSEDGWRRSVYVRHRRKEMPTFLEVFDLPQMNPNCTERKISNVVSQPLLLVNNKMVHELAVYFADRVRKQAGDDPAQQIKLAYQLAYQRPPAETELALALDSLKLLNPPAKNDSQQDSRPADGFTEYCHVLLNSAEFLYID; from the coding sequence ATGGTCGTTTCCCGTCGTACAATCACCGGCCTGCTGTGCAACTGTCTGATTGTCTGCCTGTACTTCTCCAGCGTCATCCATGCTGCAGACCCTCCCGCTGTACAGAAATCCGTTGTTTACGAAGACACCGTCCTGCCGATCTTTCAGAAACACTGCGTCAAATGCCACAGTGAGAAAAACCGCAAAGCGGAATTCGATCTGAGCTCAACCGCCGGCCTGCTCAAGGGAGGCGAATCAGGAGCAGGGCTCGTTGCAGGTCAACCGGAAGAGAGTCTGCTCTATGATTATCTGCACGAAGAGCTGATGCCCCCGGAAGGCGAAACGCCGCTTTCGAAAGCCGAAATCGAAACCGTACGCCTGTGGATCAGCGGCGGACTCAAGTTCAAAGCAGCGCCCCAGTCTGTCGCGGAAAGCCGGATCTCGCAGCACGATGTAATTCCGATCCTCTATCGCCGATGTGTGATGTGCCACGGCCCGGAATACCAGGAAGGGGGACTCGACCTGCGAACCAAGGCAGCCATGCTGACCGGCGGTAACGCAGGTCCTGCGGTCATCACAGGTCAGCCCGACGAGAGCCCGTTGGTCAAATATATTGTAGAGAAGAGCTGCCCTCCTAAAGCGGAGATCAGCCGTGCCGGAATAGAACCGATGCCCGCCGCGGAACTGAAAACGGTGAAGACCTGGATCGCCGAAGGCCTGCATGAAGATGACAACAGCGAACCGTTTCGCCTCGACCAGGATCCACTGGTCACACCGGAAGATCGTCAGTTCTGGTCATTCCAGCCTCCCCAGCAGGTCACTCCGCCCGCAGTCAAACATCAGACACTGGTGAAAAATCCGATCGATGCCTTCCTGCTCCGTAAGCTGGAAGCAGCTGACCTCTCCTATGCCCCCGAGGCAGACAAGCGAACGTTGATCCGCCGCGCAACGTATGCCTTAACAGGACTGCCTCCCACACAAGCTGAAGTACAGGCATTTCTCGCGGATGAAAGTCCGGACGCCTATGAACAACTGGTCGATCGTCTGCTCGCTTCTCCCCGTTACGGCGAGAAATGGGGACAGTTCTGGCTCGACCTGGCGGGTTACGCGGATTCCGAAGGAAAACGGAGTGCCGACCTGATCCGCAAATACGCGTATCGCTACCGGGATTATGTGATTCAGTCTTTTGGTGAAGACAAACCTTACGATGTCTTCCTCACCGAACAGTTGGCCGGCGATGAACTGGTCGATCATCAACACGCCTCGGAAGTCACTCCCGAACTGATTGAAAAGCTGGTGGCGACCGGCTTTCTTAGAATGGCGCCCGATGGGACTTCAGCCAACCCGGTGAATCGTGTGACTGACCGTCTGGAAGTCATCTCGGATGAACTCGACGTGCTGTACCGCAGTGTGCTGGGCCTGACGATGAACTGTGCCCGCTGTCACAGTCATAAATACGATCCGATTCCGCAGCGCGACTATTACCGTTCCATGGCAATCTTTAAGGGAGCCTACGACGAGTACGACTGGATGACGCCGCAGCCTTTCAGCAACCAGTGGAAGCGGGCCCGCAGTCGTCTGTTGACCCTGGTTCCCAAGGAAGAACAGGCCGCCATCGATCAGCACAATGCATCAATCGAAGCCAAAATTGCAGATGTCGAATCGAAACTCAAAGACAAGAAACTGGACAAGGCGGAAAAGAAGAAGCTCGATAAACAGCTCAAGGATTTAAAGGCCTCTCTCAAAACCCCGGAAATGATTCGGGCCCTCTGGGACCGGGGGCGTCCTTCGCCGACCTATATCTATCGCCGTGGCGACGAGATGCAACCCACCCGTCCTGTGGAACCGGGGCCGCCGTCCGCGATCGCTGAGGGCATCTCGCCTTATCGCATTGATCCTTCCCTGCAGACCGATGAGAAAACCGGACGCAGACTGGCATTTGCCCGCTGGTTGACGCAGCCCGACCATCCGCTGACTTCCCGGGTGATTGTGAATCGCATCTGGCACAAACATTTTGGTACCGGCCTGGTGAAGAGTATCGACAACTTTGGCGCCCTGGGAACGCCTCCCAGCCATCCCGAACTACTAGACTGGCTGGCGGTCGAATTCGTTCAGCAGGGCTGGCAGTTCAAAAAACTGCATCGCCTGATCATGACCTCGAGAGCCTATCGCCAGTCATCTACAGTCACACCGGAACTGGAGAAACTGGATCCGGAAAACGAACTGCTTTCCCGGATGCCACTCAGACGACTCGAAGCAGAAGAACTGCGCGACGCTCTAATCTTCACTGCCGGCGAACTCGACGAGACGAAATATGGTCAGCCGGTTGCTGTGGAAGTCCGAAAAGATGGCCTGGTTACGGCGAAGCGGAGTGAAGACGGCTGGCGACGCAGCGTTTATGTCCGTCACCGCCGTAAAGAAATGCCGACCTTCCTGGAAGTGTTCGACCTGCCTCAGATGAACCCGAACTGCACCGAACGGAAGATTTCCAACGTCGTTTCCCAGCCCCTGCTGCTGGTCAACAATAAAATGGTACACGAACTGGCGGTCTACTTTGCGGATCGAGTACGGAAGCAGGCAGGAGACGATCCTGCTCAACAGATTAAGCTGGCTTACCAGCTGGCCTACCAGCGTCCCCCTGCTGAGACAGAACTTGCGCTGGCCCTCGACTCGCTAAAGTTGCTGAATCCCCCTGCAAAAAATGATTCCCAACAGGACTCCCGTCCTGCTGACGGATTTACTGAATACTGCCACGTGTTGCTCAACTCCGCCGAATTTCTTTACATCGACTGA
- a CDS encoding sulfatase — MCRALILLMLCCCSLPLSAAETPPNIVFILADDLGWRDLHCYGGQLADTPHLDQLAKQGMKFTNAYSPAPICSASRASILTGKTPARLHFEFVTKPAGVQPPTRLMQPPAYTQDLPLKEVTLGEMLQRADYETGFFGKWHVNEHYQRYLGWSPTHGPRQQGFQKAVETFGSHPYAKKFAWKPGDFKKDEFPPDAVTENAIRFLRQKRRQPFFLYLSYFHVHTPVKAPTDWLIEKYRGRAAAGPGDQKLRTHYGAFIETLDTYVGQVLDALDQQGLRDSTLVVFTSDNGGHPEYAANGPLRGSKWNLYEAGIRVPLLVRWPRHVKADSVCEVPVSGTDLFPAFCEVAGGNCDSLTLDGQSLVPLLEGKAAAWQTRPLTWHFPYYHPEKGYETAKETIGVNDFAVSKTRPVSAIRSGDWKLLQFYETGKRELYDLSSDPGEQHDLSASQPEQAAQLGMQLQQMLQDMQARYPTAAASQK, encoded by the coding sequence ATGTGTCGCGCGCTCATCTTGCTGATGCTCTGTTGTTGTTCGCTTCCCCTTTCGGCAGCAGAGACGCCGCCGAACATCGTCTTTATTCTGGCCGACGATCTGGGCTGGCGTGATCTGCACTGTTATGGGGGACAGCTCGCTGATACGCCCCACCTTGACCAGTTGGCGAAACAGGGAATGAAGTTCACGAATGCGTATTCTCCGGCGCCAATCTGCTCTGCTTCGCGGGCCTCAATTCTGACCGGAAAGACACCTGCGAGGCTGCATTTTGAATTCGTCACGAAGCCGGCCGGAGTGCAACCGCCCACCCGCCTGATGCAGCCCCCCGCTTACACGCAGGACCTGCCCTTGAAAGAAGTCACACTCGGCGAGATGCTGCAGCGAGCCGATTACGAGACCGGCTTCTTCGGGAAGTGGCACGTGAATGAGCATTATCAACGTTATCTGGGCTGGAGTCCGACACACGGTCCCCGCCAGCAGGGATTTCAAAAGGCCGTCGAAACCTTCGGCAGTCATCCCTATGCTAAAAAGTTCGCCTGGAAACCGGGAGACTTTAAAAAGGACGAGTTTCCCCCTGATGCAGTCACAGAGAATGCCATCCGCTTCCTGCGACAGAAACGCAGGCAGCCGTTCTTTTTGTATCTCTCTTATTTCCATGTGCATACTCCGGTCAAAGCACCGACCGACTGGCTGATAGAAAAGTATCGGGGCCGCGCTGCCGCTGGTCCGGGAGATCAAAAACTTCGCACGCACTATGGTGCGTTTATTGAAACCCTCGATACCTATGTGGGACAGGTGCTGGACGCTTTGGATCAACAGGGCCTGCGCGATTCTACCCTCGTCGTCTTTACGTCTGATAACGGCGGACATCCCGAGTATGCCGCCAATGGCCCCCTGCGGGGAAGTAAGTGGAACCTGTACGAAGCGGGTATTCGTGTACCCCTATTGGTCCGCTGGCCCAGGCATGTGAAAGCGGACAGCGTGTGCGAGGTACCGGTCAGCGGGACCGATCTGTTTCCTGCTTTTTGTGAAGTCGCGGGGGGAAACTGTGACTCGCTGACACTCGATGGTCAAAGCCTGGTCCCGCTGCTGGAGGGGAAAGCAGCCGCATGGCAGACGCGACCGCTGACCTGGCATTTTCCGTATTATCATCCGGAAAAAGGGTATGAAACCGCTAAAGAGACGATCGGCGTCAATGATTTCGCGGTGAGCAAAACCCGACCTGTCTCTGCGATTCGCAGTGGAGACTGGAAGCTGCTGCAGTTTTATGAAACGGGAAAACGCGAGCTGTATGATCTAAGCAGCGATCCGGGTGAGCAGCATGATTTAAGCGCCAGCCAGCCGGAGCAGGCTGCGCAACTGGGAATGCAGCTGCAACAGATGCTGCAGGACATGCAGGCCCGTTATCCGACTGCGGCTGCTTCTCAAAAGTGA
- a CDS encoding DUF1501 domain-containing protein gives MSQSDFNPENTHGRHHQSGSSFASFAPGSDLIRSGSRRWFLQTGMAGLAGLSLPELLRQKAQAAPQAHTSQKYQAKSVIMIWLSGGPSQLDTWDLKPQAPKEIRGPFNPIQTSVSGIEICEHLPKQAAMMDKFAIIRSMDATASNHTPTTFQAANPKSRRTNDNRDGGGYPSMGSVAAKFRGPNVPGMPGFVALADSMAADIYGAGHLGHRYEPLDGVKAAGKFGMPDGVTSSRLTDRDALRRQFDQMRKHADMSSDLALQDRYVQEAYDMVLSGNVARAFDLNKEPQKIRDKYGDSSFGRKSLLARRLVEAGVTFITMSDAWGHWDHHGDEVKWGGITKGLKPMLPSFDHGVTTLISDLEERGLLDSTLVLVLGEFGRGPVITKTDGRGHWTPVMSMLAAGAGVPGGQVIGATDRRGGEIAERRLGPGDLGATVFSKLGIDPYGHWIKPGGRPTPLVEGPSAPIAELA, from the coding sequence ATGTCCCAGTCAGACTTCAACCCAGAAAATACACACGGAAGACACCATCAGAGCGGCAGCAGTTTTGCCAGTTTCGCTCCCGGTTCAGACCTGATTCGCAGTGGCAGCCGTCGCTGGTTCCTGCAGACAGGCATGGCTGGTCTCGCTGGTTTGTCACTTCCGGAGCTGTTACGTCAGAAGGCACAGGCTGCTCCCCAGGCACACACCAGTCAGAAGTACCAGGCCAAGTCAGTAATTATGATCTGGCTGTCTGGTGGTCCCAGTCAGCTTGATACCTGGGATTTGAAACCACAAGCCCCGAAAGAAATTCGTGGTCCCTTCAATCCGATTCAGACTTCAGTCAGCGGTATTGAAATTTGCGAGCACCTGCCCAAGCAGGCAGCAATGATGGACAAGTTCGCCATCATTCGCTCGATGGATGCCACAGCCAGCAATCACACACCCACCACCTTCCAGGCAGCGAATCCCAAATCGCGTCGAACCAACGACAACCGTGACGGGGGCGGCTATCCTTCCATGGGTTCGGTCGCAGCAAAATTCCGTGGTCCCAACGTTCCGGGGATGCCTGGTTTCGTCGCGCTGGCCGACAGCATGGCAGCCGATATCTACGGTGCAGGGCACCTGGGACATCGCTATGAACCATTAGACGGCGTCAAAGCAGCCGGTAAGTTCGGCATGCCGGATGGCGTCACATCTTCCCGCCTCACCGACCGTGATGCACTCCGCCGTCAGTTTGACCAGATGCGAAAACATGCTGACATGTCATCCGACCTGGCCCTGCAGGACCGCTACGTTCAGGAAGCATACGACATGGTCCTGTCAGGTAATGTCGCCCGTGCCTTTGACCTCAACAAGGAACCTCAGAAGATCCGCGACAAGTACGGCGACAGCTCTTTCGGTCGCAAATCACTGCTGGCCCGCCGCCTGGTTGAAGCGGGTGTCACTTTCATCACCATGAGTGATGCCTGGGGACACTGGGACCACCACGGTGATGAAGTCAAGTGGGGCGGAATCACCAAAGGTCTGAAACCGATGCTTCCCTCGTTCGATCATGGTGTGACGACGCTTATTAGCGATCTGGAAGAACGTGGTCTGCTCGATTCAACCCTGGTCCTTGTCCTGGGTGAATTCGGTCGTGGGCCGGTCATCACCAAAACCGATGGACGTGGTCACTGGACTCCCGTCATGTCGATGCTGGCTGCTGGTGCAGGTGTGCCCGGCGGTCAGGTGATTGGTGCTACCGATCGTCGTGGTGGTGAAATCGCCGAACGACGTCTGGGCCCAGGCGACCTGGGGGCCACCGTGTTCAGCAAGCTGGGCATCGATCCTTACGGACACTGGATCAAACCGGGAGGACGTCCCACGCCTCTGGTCGAAGGTCCTTCTGCTCCGATCGCCGAACTCGCTTAA
- a CDS encoding dienelactone hydrolase family protein — MKAVSALALVFSLLPTLACGQTDSKKSEYFNQNVADSNPLRNAQARELDAYIQKMAADQSRFKKLFQPDYSSADAFAKSAEAYRGAFCQSIGYPPPGKRPDLKASYKQIGEDSIGVYYRAMFPILPGVHSEGIFILPKSLKEKAPLIISMHGGGGSPEVALFNGGANYNDMVRGAVKRGYIVYAPQHLFRADEFPKDIRRQIDDRMRLIGTSITAVEIAKITYAIDELIKRPEVDASRIGMVGLSYGGYYALVTPAVDPRIKVAVSSCYFGVQEGRYEEEELSVPPDFRFMDRMTLFNDADLVALICPRALQIQAGATDRPSHREKGKQLAPRAKAYYEQLNLQDRFEHVIFEGGHEFNDASAWTFVEKHL, encoded by the coding sequence ATGAAAGCTGTTTCCGCCCTGGCTCTGGTCTTTAGTCTGCTGCCCACCCTGGCCTGTGGACAAACCGATTCAAAAAAGTCTGAATACTTCAATCAGAATGTGGCCGACTCGAATCCGCTTCGCAACGCACAGGCACGGGAACTGGATGCCTATATTCAGAAGATGGCAGCCGACCAGAGTCGATTCAAGAAACTGTTTCAGCCTGACTATTCATCGGCGGACGCGTTTGCAAAGTCGGCAGAGGCTTACCGTGGTGCGTTCTGTCAGAGTATCGGGTATCCTCCACCGGGTAAGCGCCCCGATCTAAAAGCTTCCTACAAACAGATCGGCGAGGACAGTATCGGCGTCTACTACCGGGCCATGTTCCCGATTTTGCCAGGCGTGCACTCCGAGGGGATCTTTATTCTCCCCAAATCCCTGAAAGAGAAAGCCCCACTGATTATCTCCATGCACGGCGGTGGTGGATCGCCTGAAGTTGCGTTATTTAACGGTGGTGCAAACTACAATGACATGGTCCGTGGTGCGGTGAAACGAGGCTATATTGTCTATGCCCCACAGCATCTGTTCCGTGCCGACGAATTTCCGAAGGATATCCGCCGCCAGATTGACGATCGCATGCGGCTCATCGGCACCAGTATCACCGCAGTCGAGATTGCCAAGATCACCTATGCCATCGATGAACTCATTAAACGTCCCGAAGTGGACGCCAGTCGGATTGGGATGGTTGGTTTGTCCTACGGCGGCTATTACGCCCTGGTGACTCCTGCCGTCGATCCACGAATTAAGGTTGCGGTCTCCAGCTGTTACTTTGGAGTTCAGGAGGGCCGCTACGAGGAAGAAGAACTTTCGGTCCCTCCCGACTTTCGCTTTATGGATCGCATGACGCTCTTCAATGATGCCGACCTGGTCGCGCTGATCTGTCCCCGTGCATTACAGATTCAGGCAGGTGCAACCGATCGGCCCTCGCATCGCGAGAAAGGTAAGCAACTGGCGCCCCGGGCCAAAGCATATTATGAGCAGCTCAATCTGCAGGATCGTTTCGAGCATGTCATTTTCGAAGGGGGACATGAATTTAACGATGCCTCTGCCTGGACGTTTGTGGAAAAACATCTGTAA
- a CDS encoding amidohydrolase family protein: protein MNISRRAFSKSLFLAGLGCAAGQWPTSRAQAAAPSIEAGTGFIDVHTHIGTYTDPKKNLSPEALISWMDEFEVEKAVVLPLTSPESTKYLQTTESVLAAAKDHPDRLIPFCSVDPRTTHAGSVKALTGMIQGWVDQGAKGFGEHKVGLNFDDPLMMRVYEACQEVGIPLLFHIDNIRGKDVPGLKRLENALKTFPELNFIGHGPGWWASISGGLDQKSLGGYPKSKVEPGGAIDDLMSRYPNIYGDLSAGSGANSISRDMEFGTEFLIRRQDRIMFGTDYLAPGQHVPQFELFEKLVLPDEVRSKICRENAIKLLKLS from the coding sequence ATGAATATTTCCCGACGTGCCTTTTCGAAATCACTGTTCCTCGCTGGCCTTGGTTGTGCAGCCGGTCAATGGCCGACCAGCCGTGCTCAGGCAGCAGCTCCCAGTATCGAAGCGGGCACCGGGTTCATTGACGTCCATACGCACATCGGCACCTACACAGATCCGAAGAAGAATCTGTCACCTGAAGCCTTAATCAGCTGGATGGATGAATTCGAAGTCGAGAAAGCGGTAGTGCTGCCTTTGACTTCGCCTGAATCCACGAAGTATCTGCAGACAACCGAATCGGTGCTGGCGGCTGCCAAAGATCATCCCGATCGTCTGATTCCCTTCTGCTCGGTCGACCCTCGTACGACGCACGCCGGCTCGGTCAAGGCACTCACTGGCATGATCCAGGGCTGGGTCGATCAGGGAGCCAAAGGCTTCGGGGAACACAAAGTCGGTCTGAATTTTGACGATCCGCTGATGATGCGTGTTTACGAAGCCTGTCAGGAAGTCGGCATTCCGCTGCTGTTCCATATCGATAATATTCGCGGCAAAGATGTTCCCGGTCTGAAGCGACTTGAGAACGCACTGAAGACATTTCCCGAACTGAACTTCATCGGTCATGGCCCCGGCTGGTGGGCATCGATTTCCGGCGGGCTCGATCAGAAATCACTGGGCGGCTACCCGAAATCGAAAGTTGAACCAGGTGGTGCGATTGATGATCTGATGAGCCGTTACCCTAACATCTACGGAGATCTCTCCGCCGGTTCGGGTGCCAACTCAATTTCCCGTGACATGGAATTCGGGACAGAATTCCTGATCCGACGTCAGGACCGAATCATGTTCGGCACCGATTACCTCGCTCCCGGACAGCATGTTCCTCAGTTCGAACTGTTCGAAAAACTGGTTCTGCCCGACGAGGTCCGCAGCAAGATCTGCCGTGAAAACGCAATCAAGCTGTTAAAACTTTCCTGA
- a CDS encoding cold shock domain-containing protein — protein sequence MAEGTIKKVTSKGFGFIDTGSGKDLFFHLSNLEGVSFEELYEGQRVSYTEGMGDKGPRAENVKPI from the coding sequence ATGGCTGAAGGTACAATCAAGAAGGTGACGTCAAAGGGTTTTGGATTTATCGACACTGGATCAGGTAAAGACCTGTTCTTCCACCTGTCCAATCTGGAAGGTGTGTCGTTCGAAGAGCTCTACGAAGGACAGCGCGTCTCCTACACCGAGGGAATGGGTGACAAAGGACCGCGGGCGGAGAATGTCAAACCGATCTAG